CCACCGTTATCGGAAGCCCGGGCAGCGGTAGTTCCCCAGCTGTCGAGCAGCTGTACCTCATATCTTCCCTGCAGGTACACGCCTGAGTTAGATCCTTTAGACATCATGTAATCAAACTCCAGATCAAGGTCGCCATGCTGGAATGCGCTGAAAAGATCCTTACCATGCGTATTCTTCTCCGGCAGATTTACCAGGATACCGGTACCATTGGTAGTTTCCAATACATTATTCTGCGCCAGGTCGGCCTTAACGCCGCCGGCTATACGCCAATTGGCGCCTGGCTGCTGAAAAGCCGATAAATCATTTAATGGCAGCTTATTCTGGGCCATCAGGTACTGACAGCTGCCGATGCTTAAAAGCAAAACCAAAGTTCTCCTGTCGTAGGCACGTAACTGTGTCAACTTTGGACGGAACTTACTCCATCTGAGCATAGATCTGGATTTTTATAGATGTTAGATGTTTACATGATTGCTAAATGCATTTAGCTACATGATCACTACGTTGCGGTTCTAACTATAGGTAACTCCAATTGTTAACGGAAATTAAAGTTTCAACTATGCCAAACGTGGAGCAGCGCTAAATTTGAATCGTGGCAACAAAATAGATATTTATTGTAAGAAAGCAAGGATATAGGTGGGGAAAATTACATAAACGGCAAAAAAGAATTAAGAATGAGGAATGAAGAATGAAAGCGGAGATAGCAAACGCAAATTTGATCTCCGCGTTTACTATCTCCGCTTTCATTCTTCATTCTTAATTCTTTCTTTACAGCTTCAGCCCAAAAGACGCCAACCGTTCCACAGTACTGTCATAATCCTTATGGCAATGACCATTTATACCGAGGCCGTTGGCTACTTCTACGAACATGGAGCGGTCTTCGAGGTATACTACTTCTGCAGGCCTTACCTGGGCAATGTCCAGTGCAATGCGGTAGATATCAGCATCCGGTTTACGCATATGCACGAAACAGGAGGAGATGTAAAAATCAACAAAATGGCTGATGCGAAAATGATGGATCCGGTGTTCATTCAGTTCCCGGCCTTCGTTGTTGACGATTGCTATTTTGAGTTTGTATTTTTCCTTCAGTTGAGTTACCAGTTCCAGCATTTTGGGGTACGGCGCCGATTGCGCGTACATAAAATCCCT
The genomic region above belongs to Chitinophaga sp. 180180018-3 and contains:
- a CDS encoding HAD family phosphatase, encoding MEKQANITTLFLDIGGVLLTNGWDRAARKQAYETFKLDAVETEERHHLTFDTYEEGKLTLDEYLNRVVFYEERSFSRKQFRDFMYAQSAPYPKMLELVTQLKEKYKLKIAIVNNEGRELNEHRIHHFRISHFVDFYISSCFVHMRKPDADIYRIALDIAQVRPAEVVYLEDRSMFVEVANGLGINGHCHKDYDSTVERLASFGLKL